A segment of the Desulfofundulus kuznetsovii DSM 6115 genome:
GGGCGTTGCCGAAGGCCGCCTGGGCTTCCGTCTGGGCCGTCTGCACCGCCCGAATTAAATCTTCGGGGCCCTGGGCCACCCGCATGCCCCGGCCGCCGCCGCCGGCAGAAGCTTTAACCAGCACGGGGTAGCCAATTTCTTCCGCCACCTCCAGGGCCTCCTGCACGTCCCGGAGCACCCCGGGGGAACCGGGTACCACCGGTACCCCGGCTTTAAGCACCGTTTCCCGGGCCACCGCCTTGGCCCCCATTTTCTCCATGGCGGAGGCCGGAGGGCCAATAAAGGTCAGGCCGCAACTTTCGCAGATTTCCGCAAATCCGGCGTTTTCAGCCAGAAAACCATAACCGGGGTGGATGGCATCCGCCCCGGAAACCATGGCTGTACTGATAATGTTGGTAATATTGAGGTAGCTTTTTGCTGCCGGGGCCGGGCCAATGCAGTAGGCCTCATCAGCCATGCGCACCGGCAGGCTGTCCCGGTCGGCTTCGGAATATACCACAACAGTTTTAATACCCATCTCCCGGCAGGCACGAATGATCCTTAAGGCAATTTCTCCTCTGTTTGCAATCAGTATTTTTTTAAACATGTTACTCCCTGCCCATCTATTTTTCCCGAATCAAGAACAGCTCCTGCCCGTACTCCACGGGCTGGCCGTTTTCCACCAGGATTTCTACAATTTCACCGGCCACTTCTGATTCAATTTCGTTCATCAGTTTCATGGCCTCAATAATACAAAGCGTCTGGCCCTTCTCCACCACATCTCCCACCTGGACAAAGGGCGGGGCATCGGGAGCCGGGGCGCGGTAAAAGGTGCCTACCATGGGAGCCCTGATCACGGTAAGACCGGTAGTATCAATAGATTTTTCCGGGGCTGGTACCGGTGGGGCAGCCGTTTCCCGGGCCGGCGGCGACACCGGGGAATCCTCACCCGCAGGTGCAGGCATCGTCCCTTGCGCGCCGGCTTTCCTTATGGCCACTTTCACCCCCGCACTCTCCAGGGATAACTCGGCAATGGCCGTCTGGTCAATTAGTTTAATTAACTCCTTGATTTCCTGTAAGTTCATGCTTCCATCCTCCTTACGGCCGGTTTTTTGCTCCCGGGCTCCGTTGCGCAAGGGTGCGGTGGAATCCACGGGCTGGTGACCCGGCCGGTTGCGATTTTCAAAGAATCTCTTCGCCACCTGGGGAAACAGGGCGTAGGAAATGAAATCTTCTTCCGACTTTGCCAGGTGTTTGATCTCTTCTCTTATTTTATCCATTTTGGGTTCCAGTAAATCGGCGGGGCGACAGGTAATGGGTTCCCTGTCTCCCAAAATCTTTCGGGCCACATCCGGATCTATGGGGGCCGGCGGCCTGCCGTAAAGCCCTTCTACATAGGCCCGCACCTCGCCGGGAATGAGTTTGTAGCGTTCTCCGGTGAGAACGTTCAGCACGGCCTGGGTGCCCACGATCTGGCTGGTGGGAGTAACCAGGGGCGGGTAACCCAGCTCCGCCCGCACCCGGGGAATTTCCGCCAGCACCTCGGGCAGGCGATGCAGGGCTTTTTGTTCTTCCAGCTGGGTAACCAGGTTGGAAATCATCCCTCCGGGTACCTGGTGTTCAAAGACCCGCATGTCGTTGATGCGGGTGACCCCCCGCTCGTAACCAAGGGACTTGCGCAGGTCTTCAAAGTAAGCGGCAATTTCAAAAAGCAAGTGGAGATCCAGGCCGGTATCGTAGGGCGTGCCCTGCAACGCCCGCACCACCGTTTCCACCGGAGGCTGGGAAGAACCAAAGGCCAGGGGTACCGAGGCGGTATCCACCACATCCACCCCCGCCTCGGCCGCCTTGAGGTAGGCCCCCAGGGCCAGGCCGCCAATGTAGTGGCTGTGCAGCTGTACGGGCAGACCGACCCGTTCCTTAATCAGTTTTACCAGTTCGTAAGCTTTATAAGGAGTGAGCAGCCCGGCCATATCTTTAATGCAGATGGAATGAGCTCCCATCTGGGCCAGGCTGACCGCTGTTTCCACATAGTGCTCGGTGGTGTGTACCGGGCTGATGGTATAAACCACCGCCGCCTGGATGTGTGCCCCCGTCTTTGAAGCCACCCGCATGGGTGCTTCAAAGTTGCGCAGGTCGTTCAAGGCGTCAAAGATGCGGATAATATCTATGCCGTTTTCCACCATCTTATTAATAAAGGCCTCGACCACATCATCGGGATAATGCTGGTAACCCACCAGGGACTGACCACGTAAAAGCATCTGCAAGGGCGTGCGCTTAATGTGCTTTTTTAAAGTCCGCAAACGCTCCCAGGGATCTTCGTTCAAATAACGCATGCAAACGTCAAAAGTGGCCCCGCCCCACACTTCCAGGGAATGATAGCCTACCGCATCCAGTTTTTCCAGGATGGGCAGCATATCTTGAGTACGCATGCGGGTGGCCCAGAGGCTCTGGTGGCCATCGCGCAGGGTAGTGTCGGTGATCTTTAAACCCATGGAAACCTCCCCCAAAACACGGCAAAACAAAAAATACTCAGGTTGCAATAAATACAACCTGAACCGTTAGCCTGTTTATTATCAACTTGATGTTATTATATTAAAATCTACAGGTCCCGGAAATAGGGTAAACGCAAGTATACAATATATTTCAGTACGCATCTAGAATCCTTGAACTCGAGGCTTTCGGGTTTCAAGTTTTTTCAGTTGCTGACATTTACAAACCTACCTGCTGAAAATGCTTGTAATGGTCCCTTCCTCTGTTCTTATGAGCCAGGCCCGCAACACCATCAGCTTTCATCCTCTCCTTCAAGCGGATTACCTGGTGTTCACTTAAGCCCAGGATCTCAGCAGCCTGCCTGTTGGTAATCTTGCCTTTGACGGCCTGTTCAATCACAAACACCCTGCGCGACTCTTTAGCACTCAAAAAGATTTCTCCTCCCATAGTGACATTTTCTCAGTCCGCTTACAGGGTGACAATATCATAGTCCGGTGACATTATCGGGGCTATTGTATTGACAATAGCAATATGCAGACTTAAAATGGAAGTGGGTGTTGTCAGTGAAAATAAGCCGGTTTGAGTGGGACAAGTGGAATGCCGGGCACATCGAAGAAAGACACGGGCTTACCCCTGAAGAGGTTGAAGGAGTCTTTTCCGACCGTCCGGTGGTCCGCAGGGTCCGGGGTGGAAGGTTCGCCGCCTACGGACAGACGGAGGAAGGCCGTTACCTGACGGTGATTTTTCAAATCAAGCCCGGCGGTGTTATCCGCGTTGTCACTGCGAGGGACATGAACAGGTGGGAGCGCCGGTACTACCTGCAAAGGAGGCGAAATTAACAATGGCGAAAAGCCTTCCGGAGTTTAAAAACGAAAAAGAAGAGGCTGAATTCTGGGATACACACAATTCCCTGGACTACATTGAAAGCGATGAACCCGTTGAAATGGAGCTTGACCCCGAACTGGCGGCAAAAATCCGCGAGCGGGCACGGACCAAACAGGTGACCCTGCGCCTGCGGGTGTCCCAGATAGAGGCGGTAAAAGAGATAGCCAGGAGGAAGGATATCCCCTACCAGACCCTGATCCGGTCGTGGATCGCGGAAGCCATACGCCGGGAGCAGGGCAGCGGGGCATAAATAAATCAAAAACGAGAGGCGGACGCGGACCCGCATGTCCGGTGGATGAGAGGAGGGGGCTAGCCGCCCCCTCCTACTCGACTCAGCATTGTATCAGCCGGATTAAAGCCTGCCGGTGGAGGTAAGGAAGCGCTTGACCATAGCTACCGACTCGGCCCGGGTGACGCTGGCGTTGGGCACAAAGGTGGTTTCGGCTACACCGCTTGCGATGTGCATAGCCGCCATCAGCTTCACATCGCCCTGCACCCAGTGGTTGTCCATGCCAGCAAAGTTCTCGTCGTACGCCATACGGCGAAAGTGGACATGCTGGTGAGCTCGACGGAAACCTTGCGGGCCGCCCGGTCAACCTTACCACCCACATACTCCCATGTGCCGCAGGTCAGCCGGTAGATACCCGGGTAGTCCTCCGGCACGCCGGCCAGCTTGGCCGGATCGCAGGGCGGGGTCAGGGTGACGGGCTTCGCCAGGCTGCTGATGCCAGAGTTTTATGACTTATCTAGCTGCATAGCAATCGCAACAATTGTTCAGGAAAGGTGGCCCGGGGATGTCTTGCTGCCAGGCGCCGCAGCCGCACCACTGCCGTAGCTACATCCAGTTCCTGGGGGCAACACCGGCTGCACCGCCGGCAGCCGATACACGACCAGAGAAAACGGGAAGTTAGCACTTCGTCCAGCCGGCCGAGCTGCAATAGACGCAGCACGCGGGCAGGCGACAGGTCCCGGATACGGGCAAGGCA
Coding sequences within it:
- a CDS encoding S-layer homology domain-containing protein; protein product: MAYDENFAGMDNHWVQGDVKLMAAMHIASGVAETTFVPNASVTRAESVAMVKRFLTSTGRL
- a CDS encoding CopG family antitoxin, producing the protein MAKSLPEFKNEKEEAEFWDTHNSLDYIESDEPVEMELDPELAAKIRERARTKQVTLRLRVSQIEAVKEIARRKDIPYQTLIRSWIAEAIRREQGSGA
- a CDS encoding 4Fe-4S dicluster domain-containing protein, translated to MHEDRPFREITLQDLERLDPVTLRTARSCANCGRCGGACLARIRDLSPARVLRLLQLGRLDEVLTSRFLWSCIGCRRCSRCCPQELDVATAVVRLRRLAARHPRATFPEQLLRLLCS
- the accB gene encoding acetyl-CoA carboxylase biotin carboxyl carrier protein → MGLKITDTTLRDGHQSLWATRMRTQDMLPILEKLDAVGYHSLEVWGGATFDVCMRYLNEDPWERLRTLKKHIKRTPLQMLLRGQSLVGYQHYPDDVVEAFINKMVENGIDIIRIFDALNDLRNFEAPMRVASKTGAHIQAAVVYTISPVHTTEHYVETAVSLAQMGAHSICIKDMAGLLTPYKAYELVKLIKERVGLPVQLHSHYIGGLALGAYLKAAEAGVDVVDTASVPLAFGSSQPPVETVVRALQGTPYDTGLDLHLLFEIAAYFEDLRKSLGYERGVTRINDMRVFEHQVPGGMISNLVTQLEEQKALHRLPEVLAEIPRVRAELGYPPLVTPTSQIVGTQAVLNVLTGERYKLIPGEVRAYVEGLYGRPPAPIDPDVARKILGDREPITCRPADLLEPKMDKIREEIKHLAKSEEDFISYALFPQVAKRFFENRNRPGHQPVDSTAPLRNGAREQKTGRKEDGSMNLQEIKELIKLIDQTAIAELSLESAGVKVAIRKAGAQGTMPAPAGEDSPVSPPARETAAPPVPAPEKSIDTTGLTVIRAPMVGTFYRAPAPDAPPFVQVGDVVEKGQTLCIIEAMKLMNEIESEVAGEIVEILVENGQPVEYGQELFLIREK
- a CDS encoding helix-turn-helix domain-containing protein; this encodes MSAKESRRVFVIEQAVKGKITNRQAAEILGLSEHQVIRLKERMKADGVAGLAHKNRGRDHYKHFQQVGL
- a CDS encoding BrnT family toxin; translation: MKISRFEWDKWNAGHIEERHGLTPEEVEGVFSDRPVVRRVRGGRFAAYGQTEEGRYLTVIFQIKPGGVIRVVTARDMNRWERRYYLQRRRN